CTCGAGGAACTGCATGAAGACGAGGTTCCAGATCTCGATGAAGCGGTCGCCATCCTCGTCCGGGCTGCCGGGCGGGCCGCCGGGAATGGACGGGCCGTGATCGTAGAAGATTTCCGAGCAGGGGCCGCAGGGGCCGGTATCGCCCATGCGCCAGAAATTGTCGTCGGTCGCGATCCTGATGATTTTCTCATCCGGCAATCCGGCGATCCGTTTCCAGAGCGAGGCGGCCTCGTCGTCCTCGTGGTAGACGGTGACGAGGAGTTTTTCCTTCGGCAGGCCGAAGTCGCGGGTCAGCAGGGTCCAGGCGTTCTCGATCGCGACGTCCTTGAAATAGTCGCCGAAGGAGAAGTTGCCGAGCATCTCGAAGAAGGTGTGGTGCCGGGCGGTGTAGCCGACATTGTCGAGATCGTTGTGCTTGCCGCCGGCGCGGACGCATTTCTGCGAGGAGGCGGCGCGGACATAGGGCCGGTGCTCGTGGCCGGTGAAGACGTTCTTGAACGGCACCATGCCGGCATTGACGAACATCAGCGTCGGGTCGTTGCGCGGCACCAGGGGTGCGGAGGGCACCACCTCGTGGCCGTTGCGGGCGAAGAAGTCGAGGAAGGTGGCGCGGATGTCGTTGCTGGAGGTCATGAAAAGGCCCGTGATCCCTGAAACGTGTTGTGCGCAGAGCCATACCGCAGGGTTGCGGCAATGTCATCCGAGCGGCGGGCAGGGGCAGGCATCCGCGCATCGGGCGATGGCGGGCGGGGGGGCGCGGCGGGGTCAGGCACGGGCGGGCGGGGCGCGGGCGAGCCAGAGCGGGGTGGCGCGTTCGAGGCGGTTGGGCGGGTCGTTTGCCGGGGCCAACGGGTGCCGAACGCGGGGGCGGCGCGGGGGGCGCGGTTTCGGCGCGGGCGGGGCGCGGCGCAGGCAGGGCGGCGGGCGCAGGCCGAGGGTGCGGCAGAGCGGGCGGAGGATGCGGCCGAAGCGCGGGTCGGTCCCGATCAGGGCGATGGTCGCCGGATCCTCCAGCAGGGCGCGGAGGCGGCCGGCGATGCCGGCGGCCTCGGGGATGGGAGCAAGAACCCAGCCGCGGCGGCGGGGCAGGTCGGGCGCGCGGGGCCGGGCGGGACGGGGTTTCGGCGCGCGCGGCCGGGGCGGCGGCGCGCCGGCGGCGAGGACGGCGAAGCGGGCAGCAGCGCGGCGCAGGCGGGTCCAGAGGAGGAGCAAAAGGGCGCGCGTGTCAGGCGCCAGATTTCGCGCCGCCCCGCGCACGGCGACGGCCTGGCAGAAACCGTCGATGATGGCGCGGAAGCGGGCGGCGAGGTCCATGAACGGAACAGGAACACGGACGGGCGGGGGTGGGCAAGGATTTTTGCGCCGGTGGGGGCGGCGGCATAGGAGGATCAGGGGGTGGTGGTGGCTTGCGACCCTTGTCGGACGCTAGGACGTCATGAGGTCAGCGCCGAAAGCTGCCATTCGTAGGATGGTAATCGCCGCGCGCACCCACTCTGTGCTTGCCGGGCTAAGGCGCGAGTACAAAGTATGGAGCGCACCCCTGCGTTCACCAGCAACAGCAGTAAGCAGAAGCGAGGCAGCGCCGTGCTGAGGGGAGACGTTGAAGGAGCTAGCTCACTGCTATGCTAGCTCACTGCTATATTGTCGAAATCGTGACGATTCCCAGATTTGTTGCAAAGGAGCGAAAATTGACCGAAAATAGCTCGTCGGGAAACGACCTAGGTACGGAGATAGCAAAGGAGCTTATCCGTCAACTTCCGATCAGGGACGCAACGCTCTCGGCTGCACAGCAAACAGGAGAAATTCTGACCGATCTGGCAAAGGTTTTGCACTTAGCTTTGGCACCCGTTCAACTTCTCGCCGCATACCAAGACCGATTCCGACAGTTTGTTGATCGGGCAGTGCGGCGGGTGCCCGAGGAAAAGAGAATTGCCCCTGCTCCTCAGATTCTCGGCCCAATCGTCGAGGGTATTCGCTACGAGCCAGAAGGGACGCCCATCGACGAACTGTTTTCGGAGCTGCTTAGTCGGTCAGTAGATAGTGACCGTGCGCACGAGGCGCACCCATCTTACCCGATCATAATCAGACAGATTTCCAGTGATGAAGCAAAAATACTATCGAACCTCAAAGGTCGCAGGTTCGATTATGTTCATACAAGGGACCTTGCCTATCCGGTTGACTCCCATACCTACTAGATCTAGTGTTGGGCATGGATGTCCTGGCCCGTGAAGACCTGCCGTTCCCGCAGTCTCTGCCGGAATTCCAGCGTATTTTCCCGAACGACGCGGCCTGTGCCGCCTATCTCGAAAGCGCCCGCTGGAATGGAGGGTTCGCCTGCCCAAGGTGCGGCGTCGTTGGCGAGCCGTTCCGTTTCGAGGCGCGCCCGGGCGTTCTGCGCTGCCGGGCCTGTCGCAAAGACGTAAGCCTGATGGCTGG
This genomic interval from Acidiphilium multivorum AIU301 contains the following:
- a CDS encoding Abi-alpha family protein, with amino-acid sequence MTENSSSGNDLGTEIAKELIRQLPIRDATLSAAQQTGEILTDLAKVLHLALAPVQLLAAYQDRFRQFVDRAVRRVPEEKRIAPAPQILGPIVEGIRYEPEGTPIDELFSELLSRSVDSDRAHEAHPSYPIIIRQISSDEAKILSNLKGRRFDYVHTRDLAYPVDSHTY